Proteins encoded within one genomic window of Oncorhynchus masou masou isolate Uvic2021 chromosome 1, UVic_Omas_1.1, whole genome shotgun sequence:
- the LOC135547858 gene encoding malonate--CoA ligase ACSF3, mitochondrial-like has translation MASSEPGPLLCVTQTSPSNPRLMVSGSSALPQPTLLRWEEITGHTLLERYGMTEIGMALSNPLEGPRIPGAVGVPLPGVEVCIVMTKAASTTVAEGNSRETQVRWRGS, from the exons ATGGCTTCATCAGAGCCTGGCCCTTTACTGTGTGTGACCCAGACTTCCCCCTCTAACCCCAGGCTGATGGTGTCTGGCTCGTCTGCCCTGCCTCAGCCCACCCTGCTACGCTGGGAGGAGATCACAGGACACACCCTGTTGGAGCGCTACGGCATGACAGAGATAGGCATGGCCCTGTCCAACCCCCTGGAGGGTCCTCGCATCCCAG gtgcagTCGGTGTCCCTCTTCCAGGAGTGGAGGTTTGCATCGTCATGACGAAAGCAGCCAGCACCACCGTCGCCGAGGGCAACAGCAGAGAAACTCAG gtgCGTTGGAGGGGGAGCTGA